In Hippopotamus amphibius kiboko isolate mHipAmp2 unplaced genomic scaffold, mHipAmp2.hap2 H_1, whole genome shotgun sequence, a genomic segment contains:
- the LOC130843032 gene encoding olfactory receptor 5-like: MEGFLDLGNMSRVREFILLGLSARQGVRIVLFSVFLALHLLTLLENTLIIFLVCSHSELRKPMYFFLGHLSCLEMCYVSVTTPSLLAGLRSSPCHVPFTACIIQLFLFISLIGTKCSLLASMAYDRYVAICCPLRYPRLMRPQVCLGLALSSWLGGLLVSVVKTSGIASLSYCGPNVLNHFFCDVSPLLNLSCTHVALTELVDFISAVAIFCGTLLVALASYAAIGRAMLCMPSAAARRKAFSTCASHLIVVGTFYSAVLFMYSRPRPIESTDLNKVLSVIYTVATPLCSPVVYCLRNREVHAALRKTFHQRRVSSGRTDISCS, encoded by the coding sequence ATGGAGGGGTTTCTGGACTTGGGCAATATGTCCAGAGTGCGAGAGTTTATCCTCCTGGGTTTGTCTGCCAGGCAAGGCGTGAGGATTGTGCTGTTTTCTGTCTTCCTGGCCCTCCACCTGCTGACCCTCCTGGAGAACACCCTCATCATCTTCCTCGTCTGCAGTCACAGCGAGCTCCGCAagcccatgtacttcttcctgggCCACCTGAGCTGCCTGGAGATGTGCTACGTGTCAGTGACCACGCCCAGCCTGCTCGCGGGGCTGAGGTCCAGTCCGTGCCACGTGCCCTTCACAGCCTGCATAATTCAGCTTTTTTTATTCATATCTCTCATCGGCACCAAGTGCTCCCTCCTGGCctccatggcctatgaccgctatgtggccatctgctgCCCGCTCCGCTACCCGCGGCTCATGAGGCCCCAGGTCTGCCTGGGCTTAGCTTTGTCCTCATGGCTTGGTGGGCTGCTGGTCTCGGTGGTCAAGACATCAGGCATTGCCAGCCTGTCCTACTGTGGCCCCAACGTCCTCAACCACTTCTTCTGTGACGTCTCCCCTCTGCTCAACCTGTCCTGCACCCACGTGGCCCTGACGGAGCTGGTGGACTTCATCTCCGCCGTTGCCATCTTCTGCGGGACGCTGCTAGTTGCTCTGGCCTCGTATGCGGCCATCGGGAGGGCCATGCTCTGCATGCCCTCAGCCGCCGCCCGGCgcaaggccttctccacctgcgCCTCCCACCTGATTGTGGTGGGCACCTTCTACTCAGCGGTCCTCTTCATGTattcccgcccccgccccatcgAATCCACCGACCTCAACAAGGTGCTGTCAGTCATATACACGGTGGCCACGCCCCTGTGCAGCCCAGTCGTCTACTGCCTGCGCAACAGGGAGGTCCACGCCGCTCTGCGGAAAACCTTCCACCAGCGCAGGGTCTCTTCAGGGAGAACTGACATTTCCTGCTCCTGA
- the LOC130842990 gene encoding olfactory receptor 5-like → MERSLDIGNMTRVQEFVLLGLSTRPEIREVLFAVFLALYLLTLLENTLIIFLVCSHSELHKPMYFFLGHLSCLEMCYVSVTTPSLLVGLWTGPYHVPFTACMTQLFFFVSLICTECTLLASMAYDRYVAICHPLRYPLLMRPQVCLGLAMTSWLGGLQVSVIKTMCIASLSYCGPNVLNQFFCDVSPLLNLSCTHVALTELVDFISAIVIFCGTLLVALASYSAIGVAVLRMPSAAARRKAFSTCASHLVVVGIFYSAALFIYCRPSRIESMDLNKVLSVIYTVATPLCNPVIYCLRNQEVHAALRKTLHWT, encoded by the coding sequence ATGGAGAGGTCCCTGGATATAGGCAACATGACCAGGGTCCAGGAATTTGTCTTGCTGGGCTTGTCCACAAGACCAGAAATAAGGGAGGTCCTGTTTGCCGTCTTCCTGGCCCTCTACCTGCTGACCCTCCTGGAGAACACCCTCATCATCTTCCTCGTCTGCAGTCACAGCGAGCTCCACAagcccatgtacttcttcctagGCCACCTGAGCTGCCTGGAGATGTGCTACGTGTCAGTGACCACGCCCAGCCTGCTCGTGGGGCTGTGGACTGGCCCCTACCACGTGCCCTTCACAGCCTGCATGACCCAACTCTTCTTCTTCGTCTCCCTCATCTGCACGGAGTGCACCCTCCTGGCctccatggcctatgaccgctatgtggccatctgccacccactCCGCTACCCACTGCTCATGAGGCCACAGGTCTGCCTGGGCTTGGCCATGACGTCATGGCTTGGTGGGCTGCAGGTGTCCGTGATCAAGACAATGTGCATTGCCAGCCTGTCCTACTGTGGCCCCAACGTCCTCAACCAATTTTTCTGTGACGTCTCCCCTCTGCTCAACCTGTCCTGTACCCACGTGGCCCTGACGGAGCTGGTGGACTTCATCTCTGCCATTGTCATCTTCTGTGGGACGCTGCTGGTGGCCTTGGCCTCCTACTCAGCCATCGGGGTGGCCGTGCTTCGCATGCCCTCAGCTGCCGCCCGGCgcaaggccttctccacctgcgCCTCCCACCTGGTAGTGGTGGGCATCTTCTACTCAGCAGCTCTCTTCATCTACTGCCGCCCCAGCCGCATCGAATCCATGGACCTCAACAAGGTGCTGTCGGTCATCTACACGGTGGCCACGCCCCTGTGCAACCCCGTCATCTACTGCCTGCGGAACCAGGAGGTCCACGCAGCGCTGCGGAAAACTCTCCACTGGACTTGA